One genomic region from Paramicrobacterium agarici encodes:
- a CDS encoding aminoglycoside phosphotransferase, with product MDAVTHTRQQWTEMPETLTSRISAVIGEVVSAESQPSGFSTGVAARVTTATGARAFVKAADRGRNEQTVELHRREARILGDVPLGPSAPRLIGTAEDHDWFVLIVDDIAGRHPDERAGDTERVLDALASLPRVTTMHGLPRVAETEQDAMAAWKELEDAAGGDVPEWARRHHALLADLASRAVDALRGDWLLHFDTRADNLLVEADGTVRIVDWPWAALGCRWFDALCYLIDVRMRAEPCDTNLLVEQHPIFADAASGDVTAVLAGLAGHFLDKARRPAPAFMPALRAFQRAEGEAALDWVRERVE from the coding sequence ATGGATGCTGTGACGCACACACGCCAGCAGTGGACGGAAATGCCGGAGACACTGACCTCGCGCATTTCCGCTGTGATCGGCGAGGTGGTGTCTGCGGAGAGCCAGCCGAGCGGGTTTTCAACGGGGGTTGCCGCACGGGTGACGACGGCGACAGGAGCGCGCGCGTTTGTGAAGGCGGCCGATCGCGGGCGCAACGAGCAGACGGTTGAGCTCCACAGGCGCGAGGCGCGCATTCTCGGCGATGTGCCGCTCGGCCCCTCGGCACCTCGACTCATCGGCACAGCAGAAGACCACGACTGGTTTGTCCTGATCGTCGACGACATCGCCGGCAGGCATCCTGACGAGCGCGCGGGCGACACCGAACGCGTTCTCGACGCGCTCGCCTCGCTGCCGCGCGTCACCACGATGCACGGGTTGCCGCGCGTCGCCGAGACCGAACAAGACGCGATGGCGGCGTGGAAAGAGCTAGAGGATGCCGCTGGTGGCGACGTGCCCGAGTGGGCGCGCCGCCACCACGCACTGCTCGCCGACCTTGCGTCGCGCGCCGTCGACGCGCTGCGTGGCGATTGGCTGCTGCATTTCGATACCCGCGCGGACAATCTGCTGGTCGAGGCTGATGGAACGGTGCGCATCGTCGATTGGCCGTGGGCTGCGCTCGGCTGCCGCTGGTTCGATGCGCTCTGCTATCTCATCGATGTTCGCATGCGGGCGGAGCCATGCGACACGAACCTGCTCGTTGAGCAGCATCCGATCTTCGCGGACGCTGCCAGCGGCGACGTCACCGCCGTGCTCGCGGGCCTGGCCGGGCACTTCCTCGACAAAGCGCGCCGCCCCGCACCCGCGTTCATGCCGGCACTCCGCGCGTTTCAGCGGGCTGAAGGCGAGGCCGCGCTCGACTGGGTGCGCGAACGAGTGGAGTGA
- a CDS encoding bifunctional o-acetylhomoserine/o-acetylserine sulfhydrylase — MTDAHSNWKFETLQIHAGAAPDPVTKSRATPIYQTTSYVFDNTEHAKNLFALAEFGNIYTRIQNPTQDVVEQRVAALEGGTGALLLASGQAASTFSILNIAQAGDHVVSSSSIYGGTYNLFKYTLAKLGIEVTFVEDQDDLDEWRRAVRTNTKAFFAETIGNPRINVLDIAGVADVAHSNDVPLIVDNTIATPYLIRPLEHGADIVTHSATKFLGGHGTVIGGVIVDGGTFEWSKHVDKFPGLTEPDPSYHGASYTTVLGDSIAYIIKARVQLLRDLGSAIAPASAWQLIQGIETLSLRIERHVQNAQEIAEWLEEHPDIASVNYSGLPSSPWYEKANRYAPKGVGAVLSFELKGGVDAGRAFVNSLQLFSHLANIGDVRSLVIHPASTTHSQLSPEQQLTAGVTPGLVRLSVGLENLDDLKSDLEQAFAAAREVAHAS, encoded by the coding sequence ATGACTGACGCACACTCGAACTGGAAGTTCGAAACCCTGCAGATCCACGCTGGCGCAGCCCCCGACCCCGTCACGAAGTCGCGCGCCACGCCGATCTACCAGACGACGAGCTACGTCTTCGACAACACAGAGCACGCGAAGAACCTCTTCGCTCTCGCCGAGTTCGGCAACATCTACACGCGCATCCAGAACCCGACTCAGGATGTCGTCGAGCAGCGGGTCGCCGCGCTCGAGGGCGGTACGGGAGCACTGCTGCTCGCGTCGGGCCAGGCCGCGTCCACGTTCTCGATTCTGAACATCGCGCAGGCGGGCGACCACGTCGTCTCGTCATCGTCGATCTACGGCGGCACGTACAACCTGTTCAAGTACACGCTCGCGAAGCTGGGCATCGAGGTCACGTTCGTCGAAGACCAGGATGACCTCGACGAGTGGCGCCGCGCCGTTCGCACGAACACCAAGGCATTCTTCGCCGAGACGATCGGAAACCCGCGCATCAACGTTCTCGACATCGCTGGAGTCGCCGACGTCGCCCACTCCAACGACGTTCCCCTCATCGTCGACAACACGATCGCGACCCCGTACCTCATTCGTCCGCTCGAGCACGGCGCAGACATCGTCACGCACTCCGCGACGAAGTTCCTCGGCGGCCACGGCACCGTCATCGGCGGCGTGATCGTCGACGGCGGCACATTCGAGTGGTCGAAGCACGTCGACAAGTTCCCCGGCCTCACCGAGCCCGACCCCTCCTACCACGGCGCAAGCTACACGACAGTGCTCGGCGACTCGATCGCCTACATCATCAAGGCGCGCGTGCAACTGCTGCGCGACCTCGGCTCCGCCATCGCTCCGGCGAGCGCTTGGCAGCTCATCCAGGGCATCGAGACGCTGTCTCTGCGCATCGAACGGCATGTCCAGAACGCACAGGAGATCGCCGAGTGGCTCGAAGAGCACCCGGACATCGCGAGCGTCAACTACTCGGGGCTGCCCTCGAGTCCGTGGTACGAGAAGGCGAATCGCTACGCCCCGAAGGGCGTCGGTGCCGTGCTGTCGTTCGAGCTGAAGGGCGGGGTCGACGCTGGACGCGCTTTTGTCAACAGCCTGCAGCTGTTCTCTCACCTCGCGAACATCGGCGACGTGCGTTCGCTCGTCATCCACCCGGCCTCGACCACGCACTCGCAGCTCTCTCCCGAGCAGCAGCTCACAGCGGGCGTCACCCCCGGGCTCGTGCGCCTGTCCGTCGGGCTCGAGAACCTCGACGACCTCAAGTCCGATCTCGAGCAGGCATTCGCCGCGGCACGCGAGGTCGCGCACGCGTCATAG